A single region of the Nicotiana sylvestris chromosome 6, ASM39365v2, whole genome shotgun sequence genome encodes:
- the LOC138871830 gene encoding uncharacterized protein — protein MIQHPNKNFIDPIPVRIHNRPTYCAHVEEETNGKPRFHDIKEYLSKGEYSEHANRTHKRTLRRLSNHFFHSGGNLYRRTFDLGLLRCVDAKEASKLLEDIHVGTCGPHMNGFVLAKKILRAGYFWMTMEIDNIQ, from the coding sequence atgatacaacatccaaacaagaatttcattgatcccatcccagtaagaaTCCATAATCGGCCGACATATtgcgctcatgttgaagaagaaacaaatGGAAAGCCtcggttccacgacatcaaggagtatttgtcaaaggGAGAATATTCGGAGCATGCAAACCGCACTCATaaacgcacactccggagattgtccaatcacttcttccacagcggaggaaatctgtatagaagaacttttgatttgggattgctaaggtgtgtcgatgcaaaagaagcttctaaattGCTTGAGGATATACATgttgggacctgtggtccacacatgaatggttttgtcttggctaagaagatacttagggcaggttacttttggatgaccatggagatagATAACATTCAGTAA